One window of Magallana gigas chromosome 2, xbMagGiga1.1, whole genome shotgun sequence genomic DNA carries:
- the LOC105334147 gene encoding uncharacterized protein, with amino-acid sequence MGESNKTVDLNVTSSYSEILEQPTAILSVSVLSLSVLVGTSGNVFVFIALCRNKLFRKVRYALLLLLTIVSLSMDLIYCPIELARIILFLNSNIAWMELKYVSTSAYLIFFTAISCVLLFISLKNLCIITEKFTQIYRYALCVFCVISTILVILCPALGYGILSDIEETTASPSASFHILNPKSFLFRIIYFSLWILIIVFVLVGMISFIVVTYRAKQSDLDLSSNFLQSHTQNKTIIPKVLVKNSRNLRHSDPKEEEEEEEEGEEEEEEEEAENQFLDAYQGKEDNTSTLGDLPSPSRSKGSHLGVNMAAYLGRRRHTIGQIGTTGIEPLERAKQYNYVRKFSVDIQALQAQLENPKRHASDFPFSSDTEIQKSLQKANDKDDIIKRIKMAQKSPLVKNNCTSESVQDEEKKSQTSCISEKNSNEITPELPPLLTISETTADEFRERAHEKDPSSCFIKLSCSLVLTFLCCVLPMFITDILKSFLSASKYVNLITLTIALSTVQTLVFPLIILILDLNVNKCFQKITFSLHRKCFGLCYQREAVPTSNHEEDHISNTQV; translated from the coding sequence ATGGGTGAAAGCAATAAGACTGTGGACCTTAATGTTACTTCATCCTACAGTGAAATTCTGGAGCAGCCAACCGCCATTCTCTCTGTCAGTGTTTTGAGTCTGTCTGTCCTAGTAGGAACAAGTGGGAATGTCTTTGTGTTCATCGCGCTGTGCAGGAATAAATTGTTCAGAAAGGTACGATATGCCTTACTCCTATTGCTAACCATTGTCTCATTGTCAATGGACCTGATTTACTGTCCCATTGAACTAGCCAGGATAATCCTTTTTCTAAATTCTAATATTGCATGGATGGAGCTGAAGTATGTTTCTACCAGtgcatatttgattttctttactgCCATATCTTGTGTTTTGTTGTTCATAAGTCTAAAGAACCTCTGCATTatcacagagaaattcactcaAATCTACAGATATGCACTGTGTGTATTTTGTGTGATTTCAACCATTCTCGTCATTCTCTGCCCTGCATTGGGATACGGCATTCTCTCAGACATAGAAGAGACAACAGCGTCACCTAGTGCATCATTCCACATTCTAAATCCAAAATCCTTCCTCTTCAGAATTATCTACTTCAGCCTATGGATTCTAATCATTGTATTTGTTTTGGTTGGAATGATATCTTTCATTGTGGTCACATATCGAGCAAAGCAATCAGACCTGGACTTATCTTCCAATTTCTTGCAATCTCACACACAAAACAAAACCATCATCCCAAAGGTGCTTGTGAAAAACTCCAGAAATCTTCGACATTCTGACCCAAAAGAGGAAGAGGAAGAGGAGGAGGAAGGGGAAGAAGAGGAAGAAGAGGAAGAAGCTGAGAACCAGTTTCTAGATGCCTACCAGGGTAAAGAAGATAACACTTCTACTCTTGGGGATTTGCCGTCCCCATCACGATCCAAGGGGAGTCACCTAGGAGTCAATATGGCTGCCTATTTGGGGCGACGTCGTCACACGATTGGACAGATAGGGACTACAGGGATAGAGCCACTCGAGAGAGCTAAACAATACAATTATGTTAGAAAGTTTTCTGTTGATATTCAAGCATTACAAGCACAGCTAGAGAATCCAAAGAGACATGCATCTGATTTTCCTTTTTCTTCCGACACAGAAATTCAGAAATCTCTGCAGAAAGCAAATGATAAAGATGAcattataaaaagaataaagatGGCTCAAAAATCGCCATTAGTAAAAAATAACTGCACTTCAGAGAGTGTTCaggatgaagaaaaaaaatctcaaaccAGCTGTATAAGTGAAaagaattcaaatgaaattacCCCCGAGTTACCTCCCCTCTTAACAATATCAGAGACAACAGCCGATGAGTTTCGTGAGAGAGCGCATGAGAAAGACCCCTCATCATGCTTCATCAAACTCTCTTGCTCGCTAGTATTAACCTTCTTGTGTTGTGTGCTGCCCATGTTTATAACAGACATACTTAAATCATTTCTCTCAGCTTCAAAATATGTCAACTTGATCACCTTGACAATAGCTCTTTCTACAGTTCAAACCCTGGTCTTTCCACTAATCATCTTGATTCTTGACCTCAATGTTAATAAATGCTTccagaaaattacattttcactCCACAGGAAGTGCTTTGGTTTGTGTTATCAAAGAGAGGCTGTTCCAACATCCAATCATGAGGAAGATCACATTTCCAATACACAGGTCTGA